In Ovis aries strain OAR_USU_Benz2616 breed Rambouillet chromosome 8, ARS-UI_Ramb_v3.0, whole genome shotgun sequence, a single window of DNA contains:
- the LOC114116192 gene encoding translocon-associated protein subunit gamma-like: MDLIQSAVLYSVMTLVSTYLVAFAYKNVKFVLKHKVAQKREDAVSKEVTRKLSEADNRKMSRKEKDERILWKKNEVADYEATTFSIFYNNTLFLVLVIVASFFILKNFNPTVNYILSISASSGLIALLSTGSK, from the coding sequence TGTTCTGTACAGTGTGATGACCCTAGTAAGCACTTACTTGGTGGCCTTTGCTTACAAAAATGTGAAATTTGTTCTCAAGCACAAAGTAGCACAGAAGAGGGAAGATGCTGTCTCCAAAGAAGTGACTCGGAAACTCTCTGAAGCTGATAATAGAAAGATGTCTCGGAAGGAAAAGGATGAAAGAATCTTGTGGAAGAAGAATGAAGTTGCTGATTATGAAGCTACAACATTTTCCATCTTCTATAATAACACCCTATTTCTGGTCTTGGTCATTGTTGCTTCCTTCTTTATACTGAAGAACTTCAACCCCACAGTGAACTACATTTTGTCCATAAGTGCTTCCTCAGGCCTCATCGCCCTCCTGTCTACTGGCTCCAAGTAG